The Serratia sp. UGAL515B_01 genomic sequence GCGGTACTGTTTACGCTCATGATCTGGAACGAGAACATGATGTACAGCAGTAAACGTAACGTGCGAAAAATGAACATCACGGATGAGGGCTGGAAGTTATTGGGTGGAACCAGTAAAAAAATTCGTGACTTCATCGAGGAAGGATACCGAACCGCCCGCCGTCATAACGGTTCCTACGGGACGATAACACAATCCATACGGGACAAAAATCTAAGTACGGCGTCCTTGGCGGCATACGATAACAGTTCGTTCAAGTTTACCGGGATGCAGGATGCGAAAGCGTTCACCACCTTCAAACAGGAAGAACCCGATACGTTCAATGAGCTGGAATGGAAGCTGATCCAAAAATTCCCGCCCGCCAAAAAGGCAAAATACTCAGCATTCCTGGTGAACGTGGGAGCCTACAGCAGTTTCCATCGGCTGATGCTAGACCCCCTGACCGATAAGCTGTTTTCATCCAAAGGGGAGGATTTTACCTACCGTGAGGCGCGCCTGGCAGAAGGTGTCGATATTAAAGACATTCTTTTTGAAATGATTGAGAACGATCCAGAAAACAAACACGCACGTCGAGAATTCCTCAATCATCTGAGGAATATGACGTTCTAATCGCGTAAATAAGCTGGCGATAATAATAGAGAGAAGGATTGGCTATGAAAATTAAACAGGAGTGATGAATGATGGATAATATCCACGCTAATAACACCGTGAAGGCGATACCCCTAAAAATCATTGCCATCACCGTATTAATGTCATGTGCAGTTAGCCTTGGTGCTTTATACATTACTTGGCAGTATTGGCTGAAACCTCGTGAAGTGGTCAGCTTTGACCTGAAAGGGACGACAAACACCTTCCTTTTGCAGAGCGCAAAATTAAATATTACGGCTGAACAGCAAGAGCAATTACTTCGGCTCTACAACGATAAGCTGAACGCTGTTTTGCAACGTCGGGTCAAGCAGAACCAGGAAATGGTGATTGCCCAGCCAGCGGCGATTGCAGGGATTCGGGACATTACTCCGCAAATACGCCAGGAACTTGCTCAGGCGATGGAGCAGGCCCGTAAAGCAGCACCGGAGGCAAGATGAAAAATACCTGCAAAGCCACCTTGGTTGCCCTGTTTTTTCCCATTGCAAGCCAGGCAGCCAATCTTGGGACGTTTGGTGATATATGGGATATTCGTGAGCATAATTTCCTTGCCGTCATTAATGAAAAACTGACGGAACACCTGCAGGGGAAAAATGAAGAACAAATGCAGGAAGAACTGCGTCAACGCGTCACAGAAAGCGCAATGCGGCCGATGCCCGTAGACGGAATACAGCGAGGGCGAGAAACCCGCATCAGGCAGTTTGACCCCGCTTACACCGTGACACGGGATATGGCGGACCAGAAGGGGAACGTCTTTGCTCATGCGGGGCAGCGCGTCAGTCCATTTGATGTTATCCCGGTCTTTAATCAAACGTTGTACTTCATTGATGGTGACGATGCCGAGCAGATAGACTGGATGAAAAAGCAGGTTTCACCGACGGCTGAAAGAAAAATCATCCTGGTCAACGGCAATATTCGAGACAGTGCCGATATGTTGGACTCCCGCATCTACTTTGACCAGAACGGCGCATTGACGACACGTTTTGATATACGTCAGGTTCCGGCCATTGTCGAACAGGAACCCGGCAAGCCGCTTTTACGGATCACTGAAGTGGGGATGGCACCATGAAAAACGTTAAAAAACTCTTGGCGACATTGTTCGTGAGTGTCCTTGCCACATCGAACGCGGAAGCGAAAGACCCGACATGTGATGGCCGTTGGGTAAACCCGATCACCGATATATGCTGGAAGTGCATATTCCCGATGAGTATCGGGAACGTCAAGGTTGCATCGGGCAGTTTGCCGGATACCCGTAACCCGTCTTCACCGTTGCAGTTTTGCCCCGCACCGCCCCCGATATTTCAGCGTTTGGGATTGGCGATTGGCTTCTGGGAGCCATTTGCCATGACAGATGTCACACGTGCACCTGGATGTATGGTGAACATGGGGGGCTTTACGATTCCCATTCCAAAGGCGGGAACTGGAGCAGGAACCAAGGTGGCCGGTGAGCATCCCGGTACGTTTTATCATGTCCACTGGTACAAGTATCCGGTGATCAGCTGGTTAAACATCATCACTTCCGTTGGGTGTATGCAAGGGGGGGAATATGACATTGCCTATCTCTCCGAACTCGACCCCATGTGGAAAGATGACCAGCTGGCTCTGTTCACCAATCCGGAGACGATAGTGTTTGCCAATCCAGTGGCACAGCTGGCTTGTATGGCTGACGCCGTTGCAGCAGAGACGGGGATGCCGCTTGATCCGCTGTTCTGGTGTTCAGGGGGGCATGGTTCGATGTATCCCTTTACCGGGAATCTGGTGAATGAAAGTAGCGGTCTTAACAGTGGGATTTTGCTGACAGATCGCATGAACTTCAAACTGCACAGGCAGGGGATGATATGGGATACCGTTGGAGAGAATGGCGCGGTGTGCAGTGAATACCCGACGGTTATCATGCCAAAAAGTCGGTATCGATACCAAATGGTGAATACGATCCCTGATGCCAATCAGTGCCACCCGTTGGGGCGTAGCGTCATGGGCTGGCAGACAGGAAAAGAGCTGCCGACTTCCAAAAAGAATTATGGATACCTGATATGGAAAAAAAGAAACTGTGTTGTGCTCTGATTCTATTTATGACATCTGCAATGTCCCATGCAGAGCAGGCACTCCCCCTCAATGAAGAACAAAATGAAATTGCCTATTTTCTTTCAACGTCAATACCGGAAAAACAGTTGGCCATCTTCATCAAGTCTGCGGAAGAGAAAAATATTCCTGTTTATTTTAGAGGGTTGATTGGCGATGATATGCGAAAAACCGCACGGTATATTCAATACATGATAGGAAAATATCATATTTCCGGCATTCAAATTGACCCGGTACGGTATGAGCAATTTTCGGTGGAAAAAGTACCTGCCCTGGTAAAGCGATGTGGTACACATTTCGATATTATTTACGGCAATGTCTCGATAAAACAATCTCTCGAAATGATTGAAAAAAAGGGAGACTGTCGGAAACGCCAGTAGTGTTTTAATTCTTGCAGGGAAAAGTAATGACAACGCGACGTCTTCCTCCGATTATGCCACTGTTTTTAGGTATTTTAGCGATGCCGTTATCCAGCGCGAACGAGCTGGATAACGCCATGAAAGAAGGGCAGAATGTAGGCTCTTCAGCGTTGAACAGTGGCATTGATGCAACAAAAAGATTCAAACCACAGAATGAGTTTAAAGATTTCACTTCATCGCCACCAGAATCAGGGTATTATGAAGGAGGAACGCAAACAAGTACCAATTTGGGCGACAAAGGGAACAGTGCGCTTGGCACATCAGATATAGGAAAAACGATATCGGAATCGTTCATCAACAACCCTGCTGATAAAATAGATTGGAACTCAGACATTATTCAGAACAGTAATACTATTCGGGATAATGCAGATGTTATTGTTGCTGGAACATCACCTCGCTGTGTCAGACAAGAGCTGTCTAAAGTGTCATTCAGTAACCATAGTTGCAAAAAAGGTAAAGATATTGCAGCGACATGCACCAAAACCGGCGAAGTAAGCTGGAGATTAGAAGAAAGTGTCGAAATTAAAAATATTGAGTATGAAATAAGTTCGCAACCGACTATAAAATCAAACGGGACAATCACAACAACGATAACACCCAATATTACTGGTGAAATTGTATCGGCATCATATTCATGGGATATTGGCAATAGTATTACTAGAAATGGAGGGGTGAATATAAACATTCTGGGTAATTCGATTTACAAAAACTTTGGAGAAACTGTACATAATGTTATGTTTATACCTATCCCTTCGTATCTAACAGCAGGGGTTCCATTTTATTCTACTCATCCAGACAATATAAGAATTAATAATTGGAAAGTGGAGTTCAATGGTCATACACAATTGAGAATAAGTTTTAGCGTTAAAGTTAAAGTTCAAAATTGGCAACCTTTTATATCGTGGACAGAAAATTGTCCGATAGAAAAATCTAACGCTATCAAGCTAAA encodes the following:
- a CDS encoding TrbI F-type domain-containing protein, which produces MMDNIHANNTVKAIPLKIIAITVLMSCAVSLGALYITWQYWLKPREVVSFDLKGTTNTFLLQSAKLNITAEQQEQLLRLYNDKLNAVLQRRVKQNQEMVIAQPAAIAGIRDITPQIRQELAQAMEQARKAAPEAR
- the traW gene encoding type-F conjugative transfer system protein TraW, with protein sequence MKNTCKATLVALFFPIASQAANLGTFGDIWDIREHNFLAVINEKLTEHLQGKNEEQMQEELRQRVTESAMRPMPVDGIQRGRETRIRQFDPAYTVTRDMADQKGNVFAHAGQRVSPFDVIPVFNQTLYFIDGDDAEQIDWMKKQVSPTAERKIILVNGNIRDSADMLDSRIYFDQNGALTTRFDIRQVPAIVEQEPGKPLLRITEVGMAP
- the traU gene encoding conjugal transfer pilus assembly protein TraU, translating into MKNVKKLLATLFVSVLATSNAEAKDPTCDGRWVNPITDICWKCIFPMSIGNVKVASGSLPDTRNPSSPLQFCPAPPPIFQRLGLAIGFWEPFAMTDVTRAPGCMVNMGGFTIPIPKAGTGAGTKVAGEHPGTFYHVHWYKYPVISWLNIITSVGCMQGGEYDIAYLSELDPMWKDDQLALFTNPETIVFANPVAQLACMADAVAAETGMPLDPLFWCSGGHGSMYPFTGNLVNESSGLNSGILLTDRMNFKLHRQGMIWDTVGENGAVCSEYPTVIMPKSRYRYQMVNTIPDANQCHPLGRSVMGWQTGKELPTSKKNYGYLIWKKRNCVVL
- the trbC gene encoding type-F conjugative transfer system pilin assembly protein TrbC; the protein is MEKKKLCCALILFMTSAMSHAEQALPLNEEQNEIAYFLSTSIPEKQLAIFIKSAEEKNIPVYFRGLIGDDMRKTARYIQYMIGKYHISGIQIDPVRYEQFSVEKVPALVKRCGTHFDIIYGNVSIKQSLEMIEKKGDCRKRQ
- the traN gene encoding conjugal transfer protein TraN produces the protein MTTRRLPPIMPLFLGILAMPLSSANELDNAMKEGQNVGSSALNSGIDATKRFKPQNEFKDFTSSPPESGYYEGGTQTSTNLGDKGNSALGTSDIGKTISESFINNPADKIDWNSDIIQNSNTIRDNADVIVAGTSPRCVRQELSKVSFSNHSCKKGKDIAATCTKTGEVSWRLEESVEIKNIEYEISSQPTIKSNGTITTTITPNITGEIVSASYSWDIGNSITRNGGVNINILGNSIYKNFGETVHNVMFIPIPSYLTAGVPFYSTHPDNIRINNWKVEFNGHTQLRISFSVKVKVQNWQPFISWTENCPIEKSNAIKLKEWCSQPGMTKIVEREGRSYPLYSDCWQYSEEWQVSEEDDNTCLVWEKEKNCTVGTRQCTEYIGNYCVKEDITYQCQHTVKSEGWLCGEQFYCSDGKCAGMQENSNGDFGDAISKLAAVAAAGKDVADLNSSMVKAFTVRQCRAERRQQVLVTAVRVVDGDKVSDWLTVTAKRCRLGKLKRSF